One region of Sphingomonas abietis genomic DNA includes:
- the tsf gene encoding translation elongation factor Ts: protein MAEITAATVKELRERSGAGMMDCKKALSENGGDMEAAVDWLRSKGLAAAAKKSSRTAAEGLVGVAVAGTKGAAVEVNSETDFVAKNDQFQAFVRTVTGIVLESGNDDIEALKNAPYPGGATVGDALTANVATIGENQTLRRAKVLTVSQGAVVPYVHNQTVPGMGKIGVLVALESDAGIDVLEPLGKQLAMHIAAAFPQALHADHLDQDMIERERGVAREKAAESGKPENIIEKMVEGAVQKFKKEAALLSQLFVMDNKTSIEDVVAKAGKEAGTKIVLKDYVRFQLGEGIEKETSDFAAEVAAAAGVKA, encoded by the coding sequence ATGGCGGAAATCACCGCTGCGACCGTCAAGGAACTGCGTGAGCGCTCGGGCGCCGGCATGATGGATTGCAAGAAGGCGCTGTCCGAGAATGGCGGCGACATGGAAGCCGCCGTCGATTGGCTGCGCTCCAAGGGTCTTGCGGCCGCTGCCAAGAAGTCCAGCCGGACCGCCGCTGAAGGCCTGGTCGGCGTGGCCGTCGCCGGCACCAAGGGCGCTGCCGTCGAAGTCAATTCCGAGACCGACTTCGTCGCCAAGAACGACCAGTTCCAGGCGTTCGTCCGCACCGTCACCGGCATCGTGCTGGAGAGCGGCAACGACGATATCGAGGCGCTGAAGAATGCGCCCTATCCGGGCGGCGCCACGGTGGGTGATGCGCTCACCGCCAATGTCGCGACGATCGGCGAGAACCAGACGCTGCGTCGCGCCAAGGTGCTGACCGTGTCGCAGGGCGCGGTCGTGCCCTACGTCCACAACCAGACCGTGCCGGGCATGGGCAAGATCGGCGTGCTCGTCGCGCTCGAATCGGATGCCGGCATCGACGTGCTGGAGCCGCTCGGCAAGCAGCTGGCGATGCACATCGCCGCCGCCTTCCCGCAGGCGCTCCATGCCGATCACCTCGACCAGGACATGATCGAGCGCGAGCGCGGCGTGGCCCGTGAAAAGGCCGCCGAGAGCGGCAAGCCCGAGAACATCATCGAGAAGATGGTCGAAGGCGCGGTCCAGAAGTTCAAGAAGGAGGCCGCGCTGCTGTCGCAGCTCTTCGTCATGGACAACAAGACCTCGATCGAGGACGTCGTTGCCAAGGCGGGCAAGGAAGCCGGCACCAAGATCGTGCTGAAGGACTATGTCCGCTTCCAGCTCGGCGAAGGCATCGAGAAGGAAACGAGCGACTTTGCAGCGGAGGTGGCTGCGGCCGCCGGCGTCAAGGCCTAA
- a CDS encoding phosphatidylserine decarboxylase: protein MASLEKPDIGTTTVRWRWPSVHPEGYKFAAIAAVITLVFFLFVAEWLGWIGVIITIWILAFFRDPIRTTPRDARMIVAPADGLVTMIATVAPPRELIGEGALTADPVMRVSIFMSVFDVHINRSPIAGSISRVVYISGKFLSADLDKASEENERQHILVEGKDGLKIGFTQIAGMVARRIVPFVKPGDIIAAGQRVGLIRFGSRVDVYLPAGTSPSVLLGQRTIAGETVLGVVGRDERIEGIAQ from the coding sequence ATGGCATCTCTCGAAAAACCCGATATCGGCACCACCACCGTGCGCTGGCGCTGGCCCTCCGTTCACCCGGAAGGGTATAAGTTCGCCGCGATCGCGGCGGTGATCACGCTCGTCTTCTTCCTCTTCGTGGCGGAATGGCTGGGCTGGATCGGCGTGATCATCACCATCTGGATCCTGGCCTTCTTCCGCGATCCGATCCGCACCACCCCCAGGGATGCGCGGATGATCGTCGCGCCCGCCGACGGGCTGGTGACGATGATCGCCACCGTGGCGCCGCCGCGCGAACTGATCGGGGAGGGCGCGCTCACCGCCGATCCGGTGATGCGCGTGTCGATCTTCATGTCGGTGTTCGATGTCCACATCAACCGCTCGCCGATCGCCGGCTCGATCAGCCGGGTCGTCTATATCTCGGGCAAGTTCCTCAGCGCCGATCTCGACAAGGCGAGCGAGGAGAATGAGCGCCAGCACATCCTCGTCGAGGGCAAGGATGGCCTGAAGATCGGCTTCACCCAGATCGCCGGCATGGTCGCGCGCCGAATCGTGCCGTTCGTGAAGCCCGGCGACATCATCGCCGCCGGCCAGCGTGTCGGCCTGATCCGATTCGGCAGTCGGGTGGACGTCTATCTGCCGGCCGGCACCTCGCCGTCGGTGCTGCTCGGCCAGCGCACCATCGCCGGCGAGACGGTGCTGGGCGTCGTCGGTCGCGACGAGCGGATCGAAGGCATCGCGCAATGA
- a CDS encoding M50 family metallopeptidase — MNAVGGLIWAIACFLVVIGPLIFIHEMGHYLVGRWFGVKAEAFSIGFGNEVVGWTDKRGTRWKIATLPLGGYVRFAGDMNPASQPSPEWLSLPAEERRQTFQAKPVWQRFLIVFAGPAVNFLFAFVVIAGVLVAYGEPVTPPVISAVLPHSAAASAGLQVGDRIVSLDGGAVRRFEDVGFYTALHPDMTVQIGLIRAGRALTVPAHMQAETLADKFGNKARIGRLGIYPIRGAMRPVPLIEVPRRSADLVVQSVGTTLTAIGQIIGGERSAKELSGPVGMARVAGEQATLGWFAMVLLMVGISINLGFINLLPIPMLDGGHLLFYIVEAVRRRPVQPQVQEWAFRSGLALLLGLMLFVTFNDLGSTGLWQKLAGLMG; from the coding sequence GTGAATGCAGTCGGTGGACTGATCTGGGCGATAGCCTGTTTCCTGGTCGTGATCGGGCCGCTGATCTTCATCCATGAGATGGGGCATTATCTCGTCGGCCGCTGGTTCGGGGTGAAGGCGGAGGCGTTCTCGATCGGCTTCGGCAACGAAGTGGTCGGCTGGACCGACAAGCGCGGCACCCGCTGGAAGATCGCGACGCTGCCGCTCGGCGGCTATGTCCGCTTCGCCGGGGACATGAACCCGGCCAGCCAGCCCAGCCCCGAATGGCTTTCGCTGCCGGCCGAGGAGCGCCGCCAGACCTTCCAGGCCAAGCCGGTATGGCAGCGCTTCCTGATCGTGTTCGCCGGACCCGCGGTGAATTTCCTGTTCGCCTTCGTCGTGATCGCCGGCGTGCTGGTCGCCTATGGCGAGCCGGTGACGCCGCCGGTGATTTCCGCGGTGCTGCCGCATTCGGCGGCGGCCAGCGCCGGCCTCCAGGTCGGAGACCGGATCGTCAGCCTGGATGGCGGCGCGGTGCGGCGGTTCGAGGATGTCGGTTTCTACACCGCGCTCCATCCCGACATGACGGTGCAGATCGGCCTGATCCGGGCCGGTCGCGCCCTGACCGTCCCGGCCCATATGCAGGCCGAAACCCTGGCCGACAAATTCGGCAACAAGGCGCGCATCGGGCGGCTCGGCATCTATCCGATCCGCGGTGCGATGCGCCCGGTGCCGCTGATCGAGGTGCCGCGCCGCTCCGCCGATCTGGTCGTCCAGTCGGTCGGCACCACGCTGACCGCGATCGGCCAGATCATCGGTGGTGAGCGTTCGGCCAAGGAATTGTCCGGCCCGGTCGGCATGGCGAGGGTGGCCGGCGAGCAGGCGACGCTGGGCTGGTTCGCGATGGTTCTGTTGATGGTCGGTATCTCGATCAATCTCGGGTTCATCAATCTCCTGCCAATTCCGATGCTGGATGGCGGACATCTTCTCTTCTACATCGTCGAGGCGGTGCGCCGGAGGCCGGTGCAGCCGCAGGTTCAGGAATGGGCATTCCGATCGGGGCTTGCGCTTCTGCTCGGTCTCATGCTGTTCGTGACATTCAACGATCTCGGGTCGACCGGGTTGTGGCAGAAGCTGGCTGGGCTGATGGGCTGA
- a CDS encoding isoprenyl transferase, with amino-acid sequence MGGSAGLAVPRHVAIIMDGNGRWAKARRLPRVAGHKQGVEAVKRTVRAAGDLGLEALTLYAFSSENWRRPATEIADLMGLLRRFVKSELAEIVREGVKLRIIGDYRKLEPDLVDLLEDAVTKTASNTRLTLSIALNYGAQDELLRAARRLMREARAGEIDPDMLDDAAFEKRLDTYGLPRLDLLIRTSGEQRLSNFLLWQAAYAELVFTDTLWPDFDRAHLAAAIEVFGQRERRYGGL; translated from the coding sequence ATGGGGGGCAGCGCCGGTCTGGCCGTTCCACGCCATGTCGCCATCATCATGGATGGCAATGGGCGTTGGGCGAAGGCGCGGCGTCTGCCGCGCGTCGCGGGGCACAAACAGGGGGTCGAGGCGGTCAAGCGCACGGTGCGCGCCGCCGGCGATCTCGGGCTCGAAGCGTTGACGCTTTACGCCTTTTCGTCGGAAAACTGGCGGCGGCCGGCGACGGAGATCGCCGATCTGATGGGGCTGCTGCGGCGTTTCGTGAAATCCGAACTGGCCGAGATCGTCCGCGAGGGCGTGAAGCTGCGGATCATCGGCGATTATCGCAAGCTCGAGCCCGATCTGGTCGATCTGCTCGAGGACGCCGTCACCAAGACCGCCTCCAATACGCGGCTCACCCTGTCGATCGCGCTCAACTATGGCGCGCAGGACGAATTGCTGCGGGCCGCCCGTCGGCTGATGCGCGAAGCGCGCGCCGGCGAGATCGACCCCGACATGCTGGACGATGCGGCGTTCGAGAAGCGGCTCGATACCTATGGGCTGCCGCGGCTCGATCTGCTGATCCGGACCTCCGGCGAGCAGCGCCTCTCCAATTTTCTGCTGTGGCAGGCGGCCTATGCGGAGCTGGTCTTCACCGATACGCTGTGGCCGGATTTCGATCGTGCCCATCTCGCCGCCGCGATCGAGGTTTTCGGCCAGCGCGAGCGGCGCTACGGCGGGCTATGA
- a CDS encoding CDP-alcohol phosphatidyltransferase family protein, producing MAGLNRRVRENRRLRDRPRRGIPLRTVAPNAVTALALCFGLSAVRFAIGEKWELAVAATILAGVLDGLDGRIARLLKGESRFGAELDSLSDVIAFGVSPAVVIYLWSLQYMPQFGWTIALSLAVCCALRLARFNAQIDAAEEPRKAAGFLTGIPAPAGAYAAFVPIYLWLAAQEAGLTQVATILRSTYLMVPWTILIAILMVSSVSTYSWYSLRLRSHIRFEAIAVIALVGAALISAPWPTLSIVIIGYLLTIPFSANAYARIRRQRAAAAPDQPVPAPPASDPRS from the coding sequence ATGGCGGGCCTGAACCGTCGGGTCCGCGAAAATCGCCGGCTGCGCGATCGTCCGCGCCGGGGGATTCCGCTGCGCACCGTCGCGCCCAATGCGGTGACCGCGCTGGCGCTGTGCTTCGGCCTCTCCGCGGTGCGCTTCGCGATCGGCGAGAAATGGGAGTTGGCCGTCGCGGCGACGATCCTCGCCGGCGTGCTCGACGGGCTCGACGGTCGGATCGCCCGTCTGCTCAAGGGTGAGAGCCGCTTCGGGGCCGAACTCGATTCGCTGTCCGACGTGATCGCCTTCGGCGTCTCGCCGGCGGTGGTGATCTATCTCTGGTCGCTGCAATATATGCCGCAATTCGGCTGGACGATCGCGCTCAGCCTCGCGGTCTGCTGTGCGCTCCGCCTGGCGCGCTTCAACGCCCAGATCGATGCTGCCGAGGAGCCGCGCAAGGCGGCGGGCTTCCTCACCGGCATTCCCGCACCCGCCGGCGCCTATGCTGCCTTCGTGCCGATCTATCTGTGGCTGGCCGCCCAGGAGGCCGGGCTGACCCAGGTCGCGACGATCCTGCGATCGACCTATCTGATGGTGCCGTGGACGATCCTGATCGCGATCCTGATGGTCTCGAGCGTATCGACCTATAGCTGGTATTCGCTGCGCCTTCGCAGCCACATCCGCTTCGAGGCGATCGCGGTGATCGCCCTGGTCGGCGCGGCGCTGATCAGTGCGCCCTGGCCGACCCTGTCGATCGTGATCATCGGCTATCTGCTGACGATCCCGTTCAGCGCCAACGCTTACGCCCGGATCAGGCGGCAGCGCGCCGCGGCTGCGCCTGACCAGCCTGTGCCGGCGCCGCCTGCCAGCGACCCGCGGTCCTGA
- a CDS encoding phosphatidate cytidylyltransferase has protein sequence MTGIVLIVVAVGCLVYGGEPFWMLLSLAALIMMAEWAGLIRAPRWQAWLAIGGLLLPVVLAEPHVDLPAKAAWYALLAVTLVVGIASRNLRLAAGMLYAGLPVLSLFYIHDQYDGIDLSFWSLAIVWATDIGAYFSGRTFGGPKLAPIWSPNKTWSGLIGGMACATIVGFALTTVLHVQLRLAALSALLAVAAQMGDLFESQMKRRAGVKDSGKLLPGHGGVMDRLDGAVPVLCIVALIVASGLL, from the coding sequence GTGACCGGGATCGTCCTGATCGTCGTCGCGGTCGGCTGTCTGGTCTATGGGGGCGAGCCGTTCTGGATGCTCCTCTCGCTCGCCGCGCTGATCATGATGGCGGAGTGGGCCGGCCTGATCCGCGCGCCGCGCTGGCAGGCGTGGCTGGCGATCGGCGGCCTGCTGCTGCCGGTCGTCCTGGCCGAGCCGCATGTCGATCTGCCGGCCAAGGCGGCCTGGTACGCGCTGCTGGCCGTCACCCTCGTCGTCGGGATCGCCTCGCGCAATCTGCGGCTGGCGGCAGGGATGCTCTATGCCGGGCTGCCGGTGCTATCGCTGTTCTACATCCACGACCAGTATGACGGGATCGACCTCAGTTTCTGGTCGCTGGCGATCGTGTGGGCGACCGATATCGGCGCCTATTTCTCGGGCCGCACCTTCGGCGGCCCGAAGCTGGCGCCGATATGGAGCCCGAACAAGACATGGTCGGGCCTGATCGGCGGCATGGCCTGCGCCACCATCGTCGGCTTCGCGCTGACGACGGTGCTGCACGTCCAGCTGCGGCTGGCGGCGCTGTCGGCGCTGCTGGCGGTGGCGGCGCAGATGGGGGATCTGTTCGAGAGCCAGATGAAACGGCGCGCAGGCGTCAAGGATTCGGGCAAGTTGCTGCCAGGGCATGGCGGCGTGATGGATCGCCTCGACGGCGCGGTTCCGGTGCTGTGCATCGTGGCGCTGATCGTGGCATCCGGTCTATTGTGA
- the pyrH gene encoding UMP kinase: protein MTRPTFRRILLKLSGEVLMGPSPFGIDPDTVMRVAKEIVQVKQAGYELCIVVGGGNIFRGIAGAAKGFERASADYMGMLATVMNAIAVQNVLEQLGVETRVQSAIPMASVCEPFIRRRAERHLEKGRVVIFAAGVGSPFFTTDSGAALRAAEMKCEALFKGTSVDGVYDADPKVVPDAHRYDEIGFSTVLAQDLKIMDASAIALCRDNNIPIVVFNIREQGNLVRVLAGEGVATIVRNGV from the coding sequence ATGACGCGCCCGACCTTCCGACGAATCCTCCTCAAACTTTCGGGCGAGGTGCTGATGGGCCCGAGCCCGTTCGGCATCGATCCGGATACGGTGATGCGCGTCGCCAAGGAGATCGTGCAGGTCAAGCAGGCGGGCTACGAGCTGTGCATCGTGGTCGGCGGGGGCAATATCTTCCGCGGCATCGCCGGCGCCGCCAAGGGCTTCGAGCGGGCGAGCGCCGACTATATGGGAATGCTCGCCACCGTGATGAACGCGATCGCGGTGCAGAATGTGCTGGAGCAGCTCGGCGTCGAGACCCGCGTGCAGTCGGCGATCCCGATGGCATCGGTGTGCGAGCCGTTCATCCGCCGCCGTGCGGAACGGCATCTCGAAAAGGGCCGGGTGGTGATCTTCGCCGCCGGCGTCGGCTCGCCCTTCTTCACCACCGACAGCGGCGCCGCGCTGCGCGCCGCCGAGATGAAGTGCGAGGCACTGTTCAAGGGCACGTCGGTGGACGGCGTCTACGATGCCGATCCCAAGGTGGTGCCGGATGCGCACCGCTATGACGAGATCGGCTTCTCGACGGTGCTCGCACAGGATCTCAAGATCATGGACGCCAGCGCGATCGCGCTGTGCCGAGACAACAACATCCCGATCGTCGTCTTCAATATCCGCGAGCAGGGCAATCTCGTCCGTGTGCTCGCCGGCGAGGGCGTCGCGACGATCGTTCGCAACGGAGTATAA
- the frr gene encoding ribosome recycling factor, producing the protein MAGPAYDKADLERRMAGAVESLKHDLQGLRTGRASTALLDPVNVTVYGAQMPLNQVATVSVPEPRLISVQVWDKSNVGPVDKAIRSAGLGLNPIVDGTTLRLPIPDLTEERRKELAKLCGGYAEKAKIAVRNVRRDGMENLKTDEKKNGLSEDERKRHETEVQKLTDATITDIDAAAAAKEKEILGK; encoded by the coding sequence ATGGCTGGACCAGCCTATGACAAAGCCGATCTCGAACGCCGCATGGCCGGTGCCGTCGAGAGCCTGAAGCATGATCTCCAGGGCCTGCGAACCGGGCGCGCCTCCACCGCGCTGCTCGATCCGGTCAACGTCACCGTCTATGGCGCGCAGATGCCGCTGAACCAGGTGGCGACCGTCTCGGTGCCCGAGCCGCGCCTGATCTCGGTGCAGGTGTGGGACAAGTCGAACGTCGGCCCGGTCGACAAGGCGATCCGCTCCGCCGGCCTCGGCCTCAACCCGATCGTCGACGGCACCACGCTGCGCCTGCCGATCCCCGACCTCACCGAGGAGCGCCGCAAGGAGCTCGCCAAGCTGTGCGGCGGCTATGCCGAGAAGGCCAAGATCGCGGTGCGCAACGTCCGCCGCGACGGCATGGAGAATCTCAAGACCGACGAGAAGAAGAACGGTCTCTCGGAAGACGAGCGCAAGCGCCACGAGACCGAGGTGCAGAAATTGACGGACGCCACGATCACCGACATCGATGCGGCGGCGGCGGCGAAGGAGAAGGAAATCCTGGGCAAGTGA
- the rpsB gene encoding 30S ribosomal protein S2 yields the protein MAAPSVSMHQLLDVGAHFGHQTHRWNPKMKPYIFGDRNGVHIIDLSQTVPLFARALDFVNDTVARGGKVLFVGTKRQAQEPIAEAARQSGQHFVNHRWLGGMLTNWKTISGSIKRFKALEEQLSGDTQGLTKKEVLQLTRERDKFELSLGGIRDMGGIPDVMFVIDANKEELAIKEANTLGIPVVAILDSNVSPDGIAFPIPANDDASRAIRLYCDLIAEAATRGNQGARASSGLDLGAMDEPPAEAALA from the coding sequence ATGGCGGCACCGTCCGTCTCGATGCATCAGCTGCTCGACGTTGGCGCGCATTTCGGCCACCAGACCCACCGCTGGAACCCGAAGATGAAGCCCTACATCTTTGGCGACCGCAACGGCGTCCACATCATCGATCTCTCGCAGACCGTGCCGCTGTTCGCGCGCGCGCTCGATTTCGTGAACGACACCGTCGCGCGCGGCGGCAAGGTTCTGTTCGTCGGCACCAAGCGCCAGGCGCAGGAGCCGATCGCGGAAGCTGCTCGCCAGTCGGGCCAGCATTTCGTCAACCATCGCTGGCTGGGCGGCATGCTCACCAACTGGAAGACCATCTCGGGCTCGATCAAGCGCTTCAAGGCGCTCGAGGAGCAGCTCTCGGGCGACACCCAGGGCCTCACCAAGAAGGAAGTCCTCCAGCTCACCCGCGAGCGCGACAAGTTCGAGCTGTCGCTCGGCGGCATCCGCGACATGGGTGGCATCCCGGACGTGATGTTCGTGATCGACGCCAACAAGGAAGAGCTGGCGATCAAGGAAGCCAACACGCTGGGCATCCCGGTCGTCGCGATCCTCGATTCGAACGTCTCGCCCGATGGCATCGCCTTCCCGATCCCGGCGAACGACGACGCCTCGCGCGCGATCCGCCTGTACTGCGATCTCATCGCCGAAGCCGCGACCCGCGGCAACCAGGGCGCCCGCGCCAGCAGCGGCCTCGACCTGGGGGCGATGGACGAGCCGCCGGCGGAAGCCGCGCTCGCCTGA
- a CDS encoding 1-deoxy-D-xylulose-5-phosphate reductoisomerase — protein sequence MRSITILGATGSVGTSTLDLVEREPDRFAVEALTAYSNVEGLAAAARRTRAKIAVIGDAARYQALKEALAGSDVEVAAGAPAIIEAAARGADWTMAAIVGLAGLEPVMAALGQGKALALANKESLVSAGSIMIRAAESSGARLLPVDSEHNAVFQCYEPEPGRVSRIILTASGGPFRTWTSEQMRAVTPAQAVKHPNWSMGAKISVDSATMMNKGLELIEAHHLFPVGADRLEVLVHPQSVVHSMVEYIDGSVLAQLGSPDMRVPIAHALAWPDRMATPCQRLDLAAVGKLEFEAPDFDRFPALALAKAALAAGGARPAVLNAANETAVAAFLAGEIGFLDIAAIVAEVLAQYEPLAPQTLSDVVAIDVEARHKAASVMRRMAA from the coding sequence ATGCGTAGCATCACCATCCTCGGCGCGACCGGTTCGGTCGGCACTTCCACCCTTGATCTGGTCGAACGCGAGCCGGATCGCTTCGCGGTCGAGGCACTGACCGCCTACAGCAATGTCGAAGGCCTCGCCGCCGCCGCCAGGCGGACCCGCGCGAAGATCGCCGTGATCGGCGATGCTGCCCGCTATCAGGCGCTGAAGGAGGCGCTGGCCGGCAGCGACGTCGAGGTCGCGGCGGGTGCGCCCGCGATCATCGAGGCGGCGGCGCGGGGAGCGGACTGGACGATGGCCGCGATCGTCGGCCTCGCCGGGCTGGAGCCGGTGATGGCCGCGCTCGGGCAGGGCAAGGCGCTGGCGCTCGCCAACAAGGAATCGCTGGTCTCGGCCGGATCGATCATGATTCGCGCGGCGGAAAGCTCGGGCGCGCGGCTGCTGCCGGTCGATTCGGAGCATAATGCGGTGTTCCAATGCTATGAGCCGGAGCCGGGCCGGGTCAGCCGGATCATCCTCACCGCCTCGGGCGGCCCGTTCCGCACCTGGACGAGCGAGCAGATGCGGGCGGTGACGCCGGCGCAGGCGGTGAAGCATCCCAACTGGTCGATGGGCGCCAAGATCTCGGTCGATTCGGCGACGATGATGAACAAGGGCCTCGAACTGATCGAGGCGCATCATCTGTTCCCGGTCGGCGCCGACAGGCTCGAAGTGCTGGTCCACCCGCAGTCGGTGGTGCATTCGATGGTCGAATATATCGATGGCTCGGTGCTGGCGCAGCTCGGCTCGCCCGACATGCGCGTGCCGATCGCCCACGCGCTGGCCTGGCCCGATCGGATGGCGACTCCGTGCCAGCGGCTCGATCTCGCCGCCGTCGGCAAGCTCGAATTCGAGGCGCCGGACTTCGATCGCTTCCCGGCACTGGCGCTGGCCAAGGCGGCGCTGGCCGCAGGCGGGGCACGGCCCGCCGTGCTCAACGCGGCGAACGAGACCGCGGTGGCGGCATTTCTCGCCGGCGAGATCGGCTTCCTCGATATTGCCGCAATCGTCGCCGAAGTTCTGGCACAATATGAACCACTCGCTCCCCAAACCCTGTCCGACGTCGTGGCGATCGATGTCGAAGCACGCCACAAGGCCGCATCGGTGATGCGGAGGATGGCGGCGTGA